A window of Nicotiana sylvestris chromosome 8, ASM39365v2, whole genome shotgun sequence genomic DNA:
TTTCCTGCATCCTATTTCATGTTTCAGACTTTTCCTTTTGCAAACATATAGAATTTTTATTGGAAATATTCGTTTATATTAGACAACATTTTTCAGGTATTCCATCCCAATTAGTAATCAAATAAATTTTGTAGAGGGATTGAAAAACTAATGTATACGGCGAAATCAGAGGGTCTAATTTTTTTGCTATcgagtcacttcagaagaacacctcgaAACCCCGAGGACGCGAAGgtgtgaccgagttccctcccccGGAGCTCGTCGAGGTTCGACTTAAAGAGGATACAAatcgaggctagagtaaaatGGGTAATTCCCAAGACACACGGCTAAGAGACAAAGTcggcctacccagagcctgtatcaaggcgtcgcgtctagccgtcccatctccatgcctttgcaattaatgtattttgtactatgacgggattcccctcctatataaaggggatcctcaccactttgtaaggtgctgctgttgctccaactattctacacaagatcaataacaactctctgtTTTCTCTCTAATATATTCTCTCGACGCTATTGTTATTGCTtattactttcatacttgttcttcatttatcgcTTGGTATCGTCCATAAAGAGCCTGCTTTAATTATATTCCAACTGTTAGtcccttcccggttacccccgacagctcgagcccgagcccaggcattAACCTCGAGGCCCTTCACCGGTTAGTCCGAGGCCCGGACGGCTAGCCCCTCGGTTCGATTATAACTGTCGTtaagcttcacatatctagcatcaacttctttaacaactagcataaaaatagatcacgcatttttagagtcccatcaacaaatttaattgttattaccattttcacggtaaacagtttggcaataatagtgattattttcttgctggttttcattacacaacgcaagttatctttcacacattttcttgtccaagatcttcgatttcaggttaaaatgtccggctcagtgaacagagttgagaacgacaaccttgaaaaccacagAGAAAACGGTGTGGCCATTCCAGTTATTGGCACGCCACTGCAAAACCCCGATAACGCACCTAGACCGATTCCAGAGGACGCGGGTTCGCGAGACGCACAGCAGGTCGATGAAAACTCGCACACCGATAggagcatacaacatggcgaccaacaggaagcccaaaagacCCCAGCTCGGGATGAACAAggagttagtcttcatgttattttcaaaatgttgcaggcacaacagctagctatcgctcagctgcaaagccatccgaagactcctagcacggtagcaccgAAAACTATTCCCCCGGTCGAACAAGTATCGGAGAGAGCAAGCAACAACAACAGATCAATAGCCGACCCTGCCATCGTGAAAACACTCGAGGACCTCACTAAAAGTATCGAGTCGGGCGAGAAAGTGATagcagccaacgacaagaagATCGGAACCTATAACTTcagagtcgaccaaatcccgggttCACCCCCGGTtttgaagggtgtagattcgaagaagttcgcaCAACGGCCGTTCCTAGAGGAAACGGCTCTGAAACCCATTCccaagaaattcagaatgccggaactcccaaagtacaatggGACATCAGACCCCGATGAATGCGTTACTTCCTACACTTGCGCAGCGAAAGGCAACGGCATAAAGAGCGATGAGATCGGGTTCGTATTTCTgaaaaagttcggggaaacactctcaaaggGGGCCgcgatgtggtatcacaacttggcttcTAACTCCATAGATCCATTCGCCATGCAAGCAGACCCCTCTACAAAGGCACACGCCGGTGCCCTCAAAGTAGCAACGAAGAAATCTGacgttttcaaaattaagcaaagagagaatgaaacgttgcgggaattcgtgtctcgctttcaaatggaacggatggagctaccgcTAGTCTCCGACGATTGGGCAGTACAGGTTTTCACCCAAGgtctgaacgaacgaagctcggtggcttcaaaacagtCGAAACAGAACTTGATCAAGTATCcagctgtgacctggtcggacgtccacaatcaGTACCAGTCAGAaatcagggccgaggatgaccagttgggagccccctcgggctcagtatatccgagCAGACTCCTGGCGAAGgagtcaaaatcaaacaaagaaagatacccgCAGTACatcgaagataggaggaatgccccgaggtgcaacctacctcgcaacggtCGGAGAATGGATCGAGGACAATATCCTCGAAGGCTCATCAACAGAGCCAGATTCGACAGAGACACAAGGCCAACGGGGGCACCTtgcctatcagaatacaacttcaacgtcgctGCATCGGACATCGTGTTCACCATCAGCAAAACCAGGGACGCCAAATGGCCCCGGCCTATTTAGTCGGATCCTTCCTAGAGGAATCACAACTTGGTATGTGAACTTCATAATACGCATGGCCATAGGACCAaagattgccaccaactccgaaAGGAAGTAGCCAAGCTACTCCATAAAAGTCACAACCGAGAACTTTTGAGCGATCGGGCTTAAGTTCAGTTCCGAGAAAGAAAGGTGACCAAGAAGAACAAATCAAATGGGCTACGACATGATATCATGATATTGGAGGGGCGTCGATACTCCCCGGGAACTTGTAAAGAGGAGGACACAAATATCCATCGCCAGAGAAAGACGAACCCGGGGATACGTACCCGAAgttgccctcacattcagcaggGAAGGCTCCGAAACCTCGCCCCAACTTCATAACAACGCACTAGCAACGTCTTTCTTCATTCATCCATTTCGAATAAAATGTGCGCTTGtgaatccaggtagctcgaccaacattatcaggtcaagagtgatagagcagctcggactgctagaCCAAATCATGCCCCCTTTTCGAATCCTtgacggattcaacatggcgatcgaaacaacgaaaggagagaCCATTCTCTCAGTCTGCACGACCGGCGCAGACCAGAAcatcaaattccatgtcatcaaaggagaTGCGAGGTATAAATGCCTTATTCGGACGGCCACGGACACACCGCATGAGAGCGATACCATCCCctcttcaccaaatgatgaaatcgCCAGcaaaggatggaattaaaaccgtctacggggaacaacacacGACAAGGGAAGTGTTCGCGTTACGTAACATGGCGCCGACACCAATATCCTcactctcgaaagagtcaaagggtaatcAAACTACGCTTTCGGCTAAGTCCGATTAAACACAGTAGAGGACCGTACCGGGTCCTCGCTCCATACAACAGGAACACACCAGGCCTCGAAACATTGCCTGCGCACCCCTCAATAAGGTAAGACCACCTCCCTCTTTcattattttacactaacccatatgcagactgtgaacacctaatttttgacaacatttaattttttttatcacttcttttatgtaaatattttaggggttttaacctactattattttagctttattacactttttattataggataaaaataccaaaaaaacttaaaagctgaattatcactattaatatttttattattatttttgtttttttttatataaaaaaaatccgaaaatatttttttaaaacaaaaataataatttcgggaatgatttaaaaaaataagaaaaagggaagtattgaataaaaaaaatatatataaaaaataggtggaattctcttttaaaaaaaaagtaaaagaatgtagaaaatttaaaaaaataaaaagttttgtggaaatttttaaaaaattaaaaagtaaaagaagtttggaattaaaaaataaatataaaggtttctgaaaattttaaaaatttaaagtaattgaaattagcatttttgaaagaaaaagaaaagatagtggtttgtttttttaaagaaaagttaaataaagtgagattctctttttaaaaagttaaaagtgggattttaaataagataaagtaattaaagttggaaatttaacaataaaagtaaataatggtgggatttctttttctaaaaaaataaaagcaatttgtaagtgggatttcttttaattaaaaaaataaaaaaataaaaaaataaatctgaaaattttgaaaattttgctataaatagaagagaaaatttaggaagaagggagtgggaaaaaagaggaaaaactagatagagagaagaaaaaaaagagggggcggagagagcagtatacactcgataaacattctggatacacagaatatacagggacataattcattttggagagaataaaaaagatagaaccaaattttttgaaatattgtgagcggaagaacaccatagagagttcaaatctagaaagaaaaaacaaagagagattttcgcactatttttcttctccatttttactagttttctccgtgttgctgggatttctggattgaagtgttgaaactattgtgttgggctttctgctgctgtatgttgctgtgttacatactactttgctgaccttcttcttcttatattgacaataccaggtacacaaatgatacattggttcatcttgtaagctactcgaaacatgaatgcaaaaaatgagaaagattttaagttgtagtttaatgtagtcttttctttcttttactgtctgtatgtagaacattctatgcgctgcccatgtaaactctttaaacgactcactttcgaaacttaactataataactcgaaagtatgtaaataaagtaggacattttcttcatttattttagagaaaaacgaaaaataaaaaaatgtagtcattctaagattatcttttttttaaaaataaataaataatgagacgagcctcgccaaataaaaatgcaaattgcggggccctcaataattggtcataataaatacttagaattcgggatggactgtttagtgaatttcactgccttccccaaagataataacgcgttagactctttagacgcgatttaattaaattacattcttaaactcgggtgcacatttatgtgacccaaatccaaatctcaacggagtcgaaatgtgtctctaatcacgggtacattgattgtgacgtggtccgagatgcatgtccatgacgttgcaaattcctttaaaaaataagaatgagatgagcctcaccgaataaaaatacaaaattgtggggccctcggtaaatatttg
This region includes:
- the LOC104231766 gene encoding uncharacterized protein, which codes for MSGSVNRVENDNLENHRENGVAIPVIGTPLQNPDNAPRPIPEDAGSRDAQQVDENSHTDRSIQHGDQQEAQKTPARDEQGVSLHVIFKMLQAQQLAIAQLQSHPKTPSTVAPKTIPPVEQVSERASNNNRSIADPAIVKTLEDLTKSIESGEKVIAANDKKIGTYNFRVDQIPGSPPVLKGVDSKKFAQRPFLEETALKPIPKKFRMPELPKYNGTSDPDECVTSYTCAAKGNGIKSDEIGFVFLKKFGETLSKGAAMWYHNLASNSIDPFAMQADPSTKAHAGALKVATKKSDVFKIKQRENETLREFVSRFQMERMELPLVSDDWAVQVFTQGLNERSSVASKQSKQNLIKYPAVTWSDVHNQYQSEIRAEDDQLGAPSGSVYPSRLLAKESKSNKERYPQYIEDRRNAPRCNLPRNGRRMDRGQYPRRLINRARFDRDTRPTGAPCLSEYNFNVAASDIVFTISKTRDAKWPRPI